A genomic window from Georgfuchsia toluolica includes:
- a CDS encoding benzylsuccinate synthase beta subunit family protein yields the protein MTVIHTQVHKEDNTNKPCYDCKWQTPDPTDPLRGQCTVNRHALGGVWKRWISDVAHSTCSRYEEGELSFRDHV from the coding sequence ATGACTGTGATACACACGCAAGTACACAAGGAAGATAATACCAACAAGCCCTGCTACGACTGCAAGTGGCAGACACCGGACCCGACCGATCCGTTGCGCGGCCAATGCACGGTAAACCGCCACGCGCTGGGCGGCGTCTGGAAACGCTGGATCAGCGATGTTGCCCACTCGACCTGCAGCCGGTATGAGGAGGGCGAACTGAGCTTCCGCGATCACGTGTAG